A genomic segment from Dechloromonas denitrificans encodes:
- a CDS encoding endonuclease/exonuclease/phosphatase family protein, protein MMVHELRDRLRHLNPDIVFLQEVQGLHLGHAENHHNWPSAPQHEFLADEVWQASAYGRNMIYDHGHHGNAILSRFPILDSHNQDVTHLQFEKRGLLHCRIALPEGPAAHCVCVHLSLFGHSRRRQMHALADYLDRMADPTAPIIIAGDFNDWSNKAGQQLAARLGLIEVFSQRDGRPVRSFPAAMPMFRLDRIYVRGFNIISTEVHHGQPWSAISDHAALSACLGRHGA, encoded by the coding sequence ATGATGGTGCACGAACTGCGTGACCGCCTGCGTCATTTGAATCCGGACATTGTCTTCTTGCAGGAAGTGCAGGGGCTGCATCTCGGCCATGCCGAAAATCACCACAACTGGCCGAGTGCACCGCAGCACGAATTCCTGGCCGACGAGGTGTGGCAGGCCTCGGCCTACGGTCGCAACATGATTTACGACCACGGCCACCATGGCAACGCCATTTTGTCGCGCTTCCCGATTCTCGATTCGCACAATCAGGACGTCACGCATCTGCAGTTCGAAAAGCGCGGCCTGCTGCATTGCCGGATTGCGCTGCCCGAAGGCCCCGCCGCGCATTGTGTCTGCGTCCATCTCTCGCTTTTCGGCCATTCGCGCCGCCGCCAGATGCATGCCCTGGCCGATTACCTCGACCGGATGGCCGACCCGACGGCACCGATCATCATTGCCGGCGATTTCAACGACTGGAGCAACAAGGCCGGTCAGCAACTGGCCGCCCGGCTGGGCCTGATCGAAGTGTTCAGCCAGCGGGACGGCCGGCCGGTACGCAGCTTCCCGGCAGCCATGCCGATGTTCCGGCTCGACCGGATTTACGTGCGCGGCTTCAACATCATCAGCACCGAAGTCCATCACGGCCAGCCGTGGTCGGCGATTTCGGACCACGCCGCACTGTCGGCATGCCTCGGCCGGCATGGCGCCTGA
- the clsB gene encoding cardiolipin synthase ClsB: MAPDFLPGNRITLLNSGREYFPALLAAIDAARDEIFLESYIYANDPVGQRVCHALCQAARRGVTVNVTVDGFGGRNFADDFLPTLTAAGVRAMLFRPEISTFHLRRHRLRRLHRKLAVIDGRTLFVGGINIVDDDNAPPDMCPRYDYAVQVDGPVVQQALHAARRIWEIVSWVNFKRRFRLKPGRPSPVEATGNQTAAFLIRDNLRHRNDILHAYLDAIAEARDEILIANAYFLPGVRFGRALQAAAKRGVRITILLQGKTDHPMLRFAAQALYTVALSNGIRVFEYEKSFMHAKVAVIDGEWATVGSSNIDPFSLLLAKEANLVVRDRDFARTLRRSILDAIAQGAREMRADELSEHGWPVRLLRWLSYGLVRALVGLTGYGPKHWQADEEMPGITPEKLPE, translated from the coding sequence ATGGCGCCTGACTTCCTGCCGGGTAACCGGATCACGCTACTCAATTCAGGCCGGGAATATTTCCCGGCGCTGCTTGCGGCAATCGATGCCGCGCGCGACGAGATTTTTCTCGAAAGCTACATCTACGCCAATGACCCGGTCGGCCAGCGCGTCTGCCACGCACTGTGCCAGGCAGCCAGGCGCGGTGTCACGGTCAATGTCACGGTCGACGGCTTCGGCGGCCGGAATTTCGCCGACGATTTCCTGCCGACTCTGACGGCGGCCGGGGTCCGGGCGATGCTCTTCCGGCCCGAAATCAGCACCTTCCATCTGCGCCGCCATCGTCTGCGGCGACTGCATCGCAAACTGGCCGTGATTGACGGACGCACCCTGTTCGTCGGCGGCATCAACATTGTCGATGACGACAACGCACCGCCCGACATGTGCCCGCGCTACGACTACGCCGTGCAGGTCGATGGCCCCGTCGTGCAGCAAGCACTGCACGCCGCGCGCCGTATCTGGGAAATCGTCAGCTGGGTCAATTTCAAGCGACGCTTCCGGCTCAAGCCAGGCCGACCTTCCCCCGTCGAGGCGACGGGCAATCAAACGGCTGCGTTCCTGATTCGCGACAACCTTCGCCACCGCAACGACATCCTGCACGCCTATCTTGATGCGATTGCCGAGGCCCGCGACGAGATCCTGATCGCCAACGCCTATTTCCTGCCCGGCGTACGTTTCGGTCGCGCCCTGCAAGCGGCGGCCAAACGCGGCGTCCGGATCACCATCCTGCTGCAGGGCAAGACCGATCACCCGATGCTGCGTTTTGCCGCCCAGGCGCTGTACACCGTGGCACTGAGCAACGGCATCCGGGTTTTCGAATACGAAAAAAGCTTCATGCACGCCAAGGTGGCCGTGATCGATGGCGAGTGGGCCACTGTCGGCTCGTCGAACATCGATCCCTTCAGCCTGCTGCTGGCCAAGGAAGCCAATCTGGTAGTGCGCGACCGTGATTTCGCCCGAACCCTGCGCCGCAGCATCCTCGATGCCATCGCACAAGGTGCCCGCGAAATGCGGGCCGACGAGTTAAGCGAACACGGCTGGCCGGTTCGATTGCTGCGCTGGCTAAGCTACGGGCTGGTCCGGGCATTGGTCGGTTTGACCGGCTACGGTCCGAAACACTGGCAAGCCGACGAGGAAATGCCCGGCATCACGCCGGAGAAGCTCCCGGAATAA
- the gluQRS gene encoding tRNA glutamyl-Q(34) synthetase GluQRS: protein MNQLYRGRFAPSPTGPLHAGSLVAAVGSYLDARSQHGEWLLRMEDVDTPRNVSGAADDILRTLEAFGFCWDGPVLWQSTRSEAYAEALAQLRSAGLAYGCACSRKEIADSASRPAIDGGLAYPGTCRVGLPAGRQARAWRLRVDGDLGFVDRLQGHLSQQLENDVGDFVLLRADGLFAYQLAVTVDDEFQGISDIVRGADLLASTPRQIWLQRCLGYRQPRYAHLPVVSNAAGEKLSKQTLAPALDAGRPVPQLVAALRFLGQAVPPGLEHARLDECWAWAIAHWQFSAIPSGRVIPGASPA, encoded by the coding sequence ATGAATCAGCTATATCGCGGGCGCTTTGCGCCATCACCGACCGGGCCGCTCCATGCCGGCTCATTGGTTGCGGCCGTCGGCAGTTATCTCGATGCCCGTTCGCAGCACGGCGAGTGGTTGCTGCGGATGGAAGATGTCGACACCCCGCGTAACGTGTCGGGGGCGGCCGATGACATCCTGCGCACACTGGAAGCCTTCGGCTTTTGCTGGGATGGTCCGGTGTTGTGGCAGAGCACGCGCAGCGAAGCTTATGCCGAGGCGCTGGCGCAACTCAGGTCGGCCGGGCTGGCGTATGGCTGTGCCTGTTCGCGCAAGGAAATCGCCGACTCGGCCAGCCGTCCGGCGATTGATGGTGGCCTGGCTTATCCCGGCACCTGCCGTGTCGGCTTGCCGGCAGGTCGTCAGGCGCGGGCGTGGCGTCTGCGGGTCGATGGCGATCTGGGTTTTGTCGATCGCTTGCAGGGGCATCTCAGCCAGCAACTGGAAAACGATGTCGGCGACTTCGTTTTGCTGCGGGCCGATGGTTTGTTTGCCTATCAACTGGCCGTCACGGTCGACGATGAATTTCAGGGAATTTCCGATATCGTGCGCGGCGCCGACCTGCTGGCGTCGACGCCGCGTCAGATCTGGCTGCAGCGTTGTCTTGGCTATCGCCAGCCGCGTTACGCGCATTTGCCGGTGGTGAGTAATGCTGCCGGAGAGAAGTTGTCGAAACAGACGCTGGCGCCGGCGCTCGATGCCGGCCGGCCGGTGCCGCAACTGGTGGCGGCCCTGCGTTTTCTCGGCCAGGCCGTGCCGCCCGGCCTGGAGCATGCCCGGCTGGATGAATGCTGGGCCTGGGCGATAGCGCACTGGCAGTTTTCGGCTATTCCTTCCGGACGCGTTATTCCGGGAGCTTCTCCGGCGTGA
- a CDS encoding amine oxidase has product MFKTVIALAVAAGFASASFAQPAPAPTAAPAAKVVAPVAAAAEKKVEAPKAVEPAKVVEAPKTEPVKQDAAKPVKHVKHAKAAVKAEPAAAPAPAAAPAGK; this is encoded by the coding sequence ATGTTCAAGACTGTCATCGCTCTCGCTGTTGCCGCTGGTTTTGCTTCTGCTTCCTTTGCCCAGCCGGCCCCAGCCCCTACTGCCGCCCCGGCTGCCAAGGTTGTCGCTCCGGTCGCTGCGGCGGCCGAAAAGAAGGTTGAAGCACCGAAAGCGGTTGAGCCGGCCAAGGTGGTCGAGGCGCCGAAGACCGAGCCGGTCAAGCAAGATGCCGCCAAACCGGTCAAGCACGTGAAGCATGCCAAAGCGGCCGTCAAGGCTGAACCCGCCGCTGCTCCGGCGCCTGCCGCCGCCCCGGCTGGCAAGTAA
- a CDS encoding DUF1439 domain-containing protein yields the protein MHHRFKLVFCCLMTVSPLLWAAGFMEREISFSTQEVQEALAKTSSSEKNYGGLVSVALPAPPQVTLGEPAGLAGVTARLNISLLGSPAIGVDVAGTAGIRYDDKRKAFFLENPVAHSIQSPALSRDSEPMAKQAINAFISNYFRNKPVYVLREDGKPEEIAARWLLKSVRIEPGRVVATLAPF from the coding sequence ATGCACCACCGATTTAAGCTTGTTTTTTGCTGCCTGATGACCGTCAGCCCGCTGCTTTGGGCCGCCGGTTTCATGGAGCGGGAAATTTCCTTTTCGACGCAGGAAGTACAGGAAGCACTCGCCAAAACGAGCAGCAGCGAGAAAAACTACGGCGGACTGGTCAGTGTTGCCCTGCCTGCCCCGCCGCAAGTAACGCTGGGCGAACCGGCCGGCCTGGCCGGTGTGACGGCGCGGCTGAACATCAGCCTGCTGGGCAGCCCGGCCATCGGCGTCGATGTGGCCGGCACCGCCGGCATTCGCTACGACGACAAACGCAAGGCATTTTTCCTGGAAAACCCGGTCGCCCATTCAATTCAGTCCCCGGCGCTGTCGAGGGACAGCGAACCAATGGCCAAACAGGCCATCAACGCTTTCATCAGCAACTATTTCCGCAACAAACCGGTCTACGTCCTGCGTGAAGATGGCAAGCCGGAAGAAATTGCGGCCCGCTGGCTGCTCAAATCAGTCCGCATCGAACCAGGCCGCGTCGTCGCCACGCTCGCTCCATTCTGA
- the ccoG gene encoding cytochrome c oxidase accessory protein CcoG yields MSQPSAPRKTINIKAITDPDNKVYPRSISGPFTTWRWIFVWLTQIVFYGLCWLPWHGRQAVLFDIDARKFYFFDLVLWPQDTIYLVLLMILGALALFLFTAVAGRLWCGYSCPQTVYTEIFLWFEKVIEGERPKRMKLDAEPWSARKLGIKTAKHSVWILFSLWTGITFVGYFMPIHELINDLVSLSPGAWSAFWVVFYAFATYGNAGFLRDQMCRQICPYARFQFVMFDPDTLIIAYDAKRGESRGPRAKNADSKAQGLGDCVDCGICVQVCPTGIDIRNGLQNECIGCAACIDACDQVMDKMNYPRGLIRYSTENAVTRHYSAMDILRRAVRPRVIIYAAILAALTLATAWSLATRIPLKVNILKDRSSLSREADDGSIENIYRLQIMNTGDQTRRFRITISGNDNLRLGSDEEITVAGGEIGIQSAIVRAESGSIPSGAMPLSFSVTDIADNHVAVTEKTKFWMP; encoded by the coding sequence ATGTCCCAGCCTTCAGCGCCCAGAAAAACGATCAACATCAAAGCCATTACCGATCCGGACAACAAGGTTTACCCACGTTCGATCAGCGGCCCGTTCACCACCTGGCGCTGGATTTTCGTCTGGCTGACACAGATCGTTTTCTACGGCCTGTGCTGGCTGCCCTGGCACGGTCGACAGGCGGTTTTGTTCGATATCGATGCGCGCAAGTTCTACTTTTTCGATCTCGTCCTGTGGCCGCAGGACACCATTTATCTCGTCCTGCTGATGATTCTCGGCGCGCTGGCGCTCTTCCTGTTCACCGCCGTCGCCGGCCGACTATGGTGCGGCTACAGTTGCCCGCAAACCGTCTATACCGAAATTTTCCTGTGGTTCGAAAAGGTGATCGAAGGCGAGCGCCCGAAACGCATGAAACTCGATGCCGAACCCTGGTCAGCCAGAAAACTGGGCATCAAGACGGCCAAGCACTCGGTCTGGATCCTGTTTTCACTGTGGACGGGCATCACCTTCGTCGGTTATTTCATGCCGATCCACGAACTGATCAACGATCTGGTCTCACTCTCGCCGGGCGCCTGGTCAGCCTTCTGGGTTGTTTTCTACGCCTTCGCCACCTACGGCAACGCCGGTTTCCTGCGCGACCAGATGTGCCGCCAGATCTGCCCCTACGCCCGTTTCCAGTTCGTCATGTTCGACCCCGACACGCTGATCATCGCCTACGACGCCAAGCGTGGCGAATCGCGCGGTCCACGGGCCAAAAATGCCGATTCCAAGGCGCAAGGACTGGGTGACTGCGTCGATTGCGGCATCTGCGTCCAGGTTTGCCCGACCGGCATCGACATCCGCAACGGTCTGCAAAACGAATGCATCGGCTGCGCCGCGTGTATCGATGCCTGCGACCAGGTGATGGACAAAATGAACTACCCGCGCGGCCTGATCCGCTATTCGACCGAAAACGCCGTGACCCGCCACTATTCGGCGATGGATATCCTGCGCCGCGCCGTGCGGCCACGCGTCATCATCTACGCCGCCATCCTTGCCGCACTGACCTTGGCTACCGCCTGGTCGCTGGCCACCCGCATTCCACTCAAGGTCAACATCCTGAAGGATCGCAGCAGTCTGTCGCGTGAGGCCGACGATGGCAGCATCGAGAACATCTATCGCCTGCAGATCATGAATACCGGCGACCAGACACGACGTTTCCGCATCACGATCAGCGGCAACGACAACCTGCGCCTGGGCAGCGACGAGGAAATCACCGTGGCCGGTGGCGAAATCGGGATCCAGAGCGCCATTGTCCGGGCTGAAAGCGGCTCGATCCCGTCCGGTGCGATGCCACTCTCCTTCAGCGTCACCGACATCGCCGACAATCATGTCGCGGTAACTGAAAAAACCAAATTCTGGATGCCTTGA
- a CDS encoding NADPH-dependent FMN reductase, with protein MSTINILGIAGSLRQASTNRGLLRAAQANLPADSTMEIADLTDIPFYNQDIAEKPASVSRVLAQIAAADALVLGSTEYNYSLAPALKNILDWASREPNNALLAGKPVAIMGAAGGMGSSRAQYHLRQVCVFLDLQPLNKPEVFANAFAGGFDAAGNLTDAKLTQLVAEQMLALIGRIKAARR; from the coding sequence ATGAGCACGATCAACATCCTCGGCATTGCCGGCAGCCTGCGCCAGGCATCGACCAATCGCGGCCTGTTGCGTGCCGCACAGGCCAATCTGCCGGCCGATAGCACGATGGAAATCGCCGACCTGACGGACATCCCGTTCTACAACCAGGACATCGCCGAAAAACCGGCTTCCGTCAGCCGTGTTCTCGCCCAGATCGCAGCCGCCGACGCCCTGGTGCTGGGCAGCACGGAATACAACTATTCGCTGGCCCCTGCCTTGAAAAACATTCTCGACTGGGCGTCGCGCGAGCCGAACAATGCCCTGCTCGCCGGCAAGCCGGTGGCCATCATGGGTGCGGCGGGCGGCATGGGATCGTCACGGGCGCAATATCACCTGCGCCAAGTCTGCGTTTTCCTCGATCTGCAGCCGCTGAACAAACCGGAAGTATTCGCCAACGCCTTTGCTGGCGGCTTCGATGCCGCAGGCAACCTGACCGATGCCAAGCTGACGCAACTGGTTGCCGAACAAATGCTGGCCCTGATTGGCCGGATCAAGGCAGCACGTCGCTGA
- a CDS encoding VTT domain-containing protein, which produces MELAQISQALRNDAMTVVFFNVLLQQLGLPVPAVPTLLLAGSLVLAPEGIVPILAAAIVASVLADWVWYGTGRVFGYRVLAGLCKLSINPSSCVSQTEARFVRWGLSSLVVAKFIPGFSTVAPPIAGALRMSQPGFLLAAGMGAGLWAGLALGAGWLLQDAVQSAIATLDRHAGRALILLLLALTFWLGWKLWQKYRFRKFCAVPHISPDELLQALATEQPPLLLDLRGASMIADAGPIIGARVGEHDFLRDAVGDWPKEQAIVTLCACPEDAGAIQAARQLLKQGYLSVKPLKGGYEAWLQATRPAQQSTSAG; this is translated from the coding sequence ATGGAATTGGCACAAATCAGCCAGGCCCTGAGAAACGACGCAATGACCGTTGTTTTCTTCAACGTGCTGTTGCAGCAACTCGGCCTGCCGGTACCGGCCGTGCCCACCCTGCTACTGGCTGGCAGCCTGGTTCTCGCACCGGAAGGCATCGTTCCCATCCTGGCAGCAGCCATCGTCGCCTCGGTGCTGGCTGACTGGGTCTGGTACGGCACCGGCCGGGTCTTCGGCTACCGGGTTCTGGCCGGTTTGTGCAAGCTCTCGATCAATCCGTCATCATGCGTCAGCCAAACGGAAGCTCGCTTCGTCCGCTGGGGCCTGTCGTCGCTGGTCGTCGCCAAGTTCATTCCCGGCTTTTCAACCGTCGCGCCACCGATTGCCGGCGCACTGCGCATGAGCCAACCGGGTTTCCTGTTGGCCGCCGGCATGGGCGCCGGTTTGTGGGCAGGCTTGGCACTGGGCGCCGGCTGGCTGTTGCAGGATGCCGTCCAAAGCGCCATCGCCACCCTCGACCGGCACGCCGGAAGAGCCCTGATCCTGCTGCTGCTCGCACTGACGTTCTGGCTGGGCTGGAAACTCTGGCAGAAATACCGCTTCCGTAAATTCTGCGCCGTTCCCCATATTTCACCGGACGAATTGCTGCAGGCCCTGGCCACCGAGCAACCGCCCCTGCTCCTCGACCTGCGGGGAGCATCAATGATCGCCGATGCCGGCCCGATCATCGGCGCCCGGGTCGGCGAGCACGACTTCCTGCGTGATGCGGTCGGCGACTGGCCCAAGGAACAGGCCATCGTCACCCTGTGCGCCTGCCCGGAAGATGCCGGCGCCATCCAGGCCGCCCGCCAACTGCTCAAACAGGGCTACCTGTCGGTCAAACCGCTCAAAGGTGGCTACGAAGCGTGGTTACAGGCAACCCGGCCAGCACAGCAAAGCACATCTGCCGGATAA